The following coding sequences lie in one Armatimonadota bacterium genomic window:
- a CDS encoding 4Fe-4S dicluster domain-containing protein yields the protein MEEQKINKQEALEKMRAELEGKRGQHYWRSLDEVSQSPEFKLWYEDEFPNRQDLLTIDRRTLLKFAGASLALAGLAGCRGVFLPEEKIIPYVKAPEELVPGKSLFYASAVTLAGYATGVLVEQVDGRPIKLEGNPDHPASRGTLGSISQAEVLNFYDPDRMQNVFQGDEISTWEEFAKVMRDQMDAHVATGGRGIVLLFGAVTSPTQADLIAKFQKKFPNAKVFSWEPSGRASVTKATSTLTGKPSVPVYDFSKAKVVVSLDGDFLCNTDNPGALIYARQFAEARKVRGSQGEMNRLYSIEANRGLVGAMSDHRYMVKPSELYHAALGLASQLGVSVPTGKAPEGLSKDLATIAEDLKANMGASIVVAGEHAAPEVHQAALLMNQALGNIGKTVTLVDSPEYSANYGTIADLVAELSTGLVDILYISNCNPVFTAPADLKFADKMAKAKLTVHLSGDYNETSKLSNWVLPMAHHLEAWGDARSFEGTATIIQPLIAPLFDGRSEVEALSGMMGESRGGYDIVRDYWKSQKLGGTDFEKGWRTAVHNGTIPNTASATVTVATTPSLPSPAPASSGYEAAFIPDTAIYDGRYCNNGWLQELPRPLTKVTWDNVVTLAPSDAAALGIQSDELVRITTATGQVEGIAYLLPGQTPGSVTLNLGYGREVGGTLALLRGDEGGGFNPYVIRTSASLAYAPITEIKGLGDDKHLASTQGHSPVGGNRITDDRDVIRAGTLEAFNKEGMEALIMGRETEQKEIDDANLFPEETFEYDGYQWGMAIDMNACTGCGACITACQAENNISVVGKEQVGRGREMHWIRTDRYYTGGDENPDVVWQPIGCMHCEKAPCEPVCPVAATVHSHEGLNQMVYNRCVGTRYCSNNCPYKVRRFNYLNWTDNQEQFTKKTSPWNTRIVPGPIREPKAEGVQLLKLLNNPDVTVRGRGVMEKCTYCVQRINEARIESKKAGTTIKDGDILTACQQTCPSQAIVFGNIADKDSEVAKLKKDPRSYLLLKELQTRPRTSHLAKLRNPNPSIKNENASEASK from the coding sequence TTCCCGAACCGACAAGACCTTCTCACGATCGACCGACGAACGCTTCTGAAGTTCGCGGGTGCCTCACTCGCCCTGGCTGGCCTTGCCGGTTGCCGTGGCGTGTTCCTGCCGGAAGAGAAGATCATCCCTTACGTCAAGGCGCCAGAAGAACTGGTGCCGGGCAAGTCGCTTTTCTATGCTTCGGCCGTCACCCTCGCGGGATACGCGACGGGCGTACTGGTCGAGCAGGTCGACGGACGACCGATCAAGCTGGAAGGAAACCCGGATCACCCGGCCTCCCGAGGCACGCTGGGCTCGATCTCGCAGGCCGAAGTTCTGAACTTTTACGATCCGGACCGGATGCAGAACGTTTTCCAGGGTGACGAGATTTCGACCTGGGAAGAGTTCGCCAAGGTCATGCGCGACCAGATGGATGCGCACGTGGCAACCGGCGGACGCGGAATCGTGCTCCTGTTCGGCGCGGTCACGTCGCCGACGCAAGCCGACCTCATCGCCAAATTCCAAAAGAAGTTCCCGAACGCGAAAGTTTTCTCGTGGGAGCCGTCGGGCCGAGCATCGGTCACCAAGGCGACTTCGACGCTGACGGGCAAGCCCAGCGTTCCCGTTTACGACTTCAGCAAAGCCAAGGTCGTGGTCTCGCTGGACGGCGACTTCCTCTGCAATACGGACAACCCAGGCGCGCTGATCTACGCTCGACAGTTTGCCGAAGCGCGAAAGGTTCGCGGAAGTCAAGGCGAAATGAACCGCCTCTACTCGATCGAAGCCAACCGAGGCTTGGTCGGAGCGATGTCTGATCACCGCTACATGGTGAAGCCGAGCGAACTGTATCACGCCGCTCTCGGTTTGGCCAGCCAACTGGGGGTCTCGGTTCCGACCGGTAAGGCGCCGGAAGGTCTGAGCAAGGACCTGGCCACCATCGCCGAAGATCTGAAGGCGAACATGGGCGCCAGCATCGTGGTTGCGGGTGAGCACGCCGCGCCGGAAGTCCACCAAGCCGCCCTCCTCATGAACCAGGCCCTGGGCAATATTGGCAAGACGGTCACGCTTGTCGATTCTCCCGAGTACTCGGCCAACTACGGCACCATTGCCGACTTGGTTGCCGAGCTGAGCACTGGCCTGGTCGACATTCTTTATATTTCGAACTGCAACCCGGTCTTCACCGCTCCGGCTGACCTCAAGTTTGCCGACAAGATGGCGAAGGCCAAACTGACGGTTCACCTGTCTGGCGACTACAACGAGACGTCGAAGCTGAGCAATTGGGTCCTCCCGATGGCTCACCATCTGGAAGCCTGGGGCGATGCCCGCTCGTTTGAAGGAACGGCTACCATCATCCAGCCGCTCATCGCGCCGCTGTTCGACGGTCGAAGCGAAGTCGAAGCCCTCTCTGGAATGATGGGCGAATCCCGAGGCGGATACGACATCGTTCGCGACTACTGGAAGTCGCAGAAGCTCGGCGGAACCGACTTCGAGAAGGGATGGCGAACCGCAGTTCATAACGGAACGATTCCTAATACGGCCTCGGCTACGGTCACGGTTGCAACGACTCCCAGTCTGCCTAGCCCAGCCCCGGCAAGCTCCGGCTACGAAGCTGCGTTCATTCCCGACACTGCGATCTACGACGGTCGGTACTGCAACAACGGTTGGCTTCAGGAACTGCCTCGCCCGCTGACCAAGGTCACGTGGGACAACGTGGTCACATTGGCGCCGTCCGATGCGGCGGCTCTCGGAATTCAGTCCGACGAATTGGTGCGAATCACCACCGCGACGGGCCAAGTCGAAGGCATCGCCTACCTCCTCCCGGGTCAAACGCCTGGATCGGTGACGCTGAACCTCGGCTACGGCCGCGAAGTCGGCGGCACGCTCGCGCTGCTGCGCGGCGATGAAGGCGGCGGCTTCAACCCGTACGTCATCCGCACGTCGGCGAGCCTCGCCTACGCGCCGATCACCGAGATCAAGGGTCTGGGCGACGACAAGCACCTCGCCAGCACCCAGGGCCACAGCCCGGTCGGTGGCAACCGAATCACGGACGACCGCGACGTCATCCGCGCCGGAACCCTCGAAGCGTTCAACAAGGAGGGTATGGAAGCCCTCATTATGGGCCGCGAGACCGAGCAGAAGGAAATCGACGACGCGAACCTTTTCCCGGAAGAAACTTTCGAATACGACGGATACCAGTGGGGTATGGCGATCGACATGAACGCCTGCACCGGATGCGGCGCGTGTATCACCGCCTGCCAGGCCGAGAACAACATTTCGGTCGTCGGTAAGGAGCAGGTGGGCCGTGGCCGTGAGATGCACTGGATTCGAACCGACCGCTACTATACCGGCGGCGACGAGAACCCGGACGTCGTGTGGCAGCCCATCGGTTGTATGCACTGCGAAAAGGCGCCCTGCGAGCCGGTCTGCCCGGTCGCGGCGACTGTCCACAGTCACGAAGGACTCAACCAGATGGTCTACAACCGCTGTGTGGGTACCCGATACTGCTCCAACAACTGTCCCTACAAGGTTCGACGGTTCAACTACCTCAACTGGACGGACAACCAAGAGCAGTTCACCAAGAAGACTTCGCCGTGGAACACGCGCATTGTCCCCGGACCGATCCGCGAGCCCAAGGCCGAAGGCGTTCAGCTTCTCAAGCTGTTGAACAACCCCGACGTAACGGTTCGAGGTCGAGGCGTCATGGAGAAGTGCACCTACTGCGTGCAACGAATCAACGAAGCCCGAATCGAATCGAAGAAGGCGGGTACGACGATCAAGGATGGCGACATCCTCACCGCGTGCCAGCAAACGTGTCCGAGCCAAGCAATCGTGTTCGGAAACATCGCAGACAAGGACAGCGAAGTTGCCAAGCTGAAGAAGGACCCCCGAAGCTACCTGCTTCTGAAGGAGCTCCAAACTCGGCCTCGCACCTCGCACCTCGCCAAGCTGCGCAATCCCAATCCGTCCATCAAAAATGAGAACGCATCGGAGGCATCTAAATAA
- a CDS encoding hydrogenase, translated as MADSRINDLLITGDQTYASIDHSIGRLVLDTKAHSINWFKWLVVGVLGSGVLLVSLAWLIFQGVGIWGDNIPAAWGFDIINFVWWIGIGHAGTLISAILLLLRQQWRNSINRFSEAMTIFAVMCAGIYPLLHTGRPWNDYWLFPYPNILGMWPQFRSPLLWDVFAVSTYFSVSLVFWFVGLIPDFATLRDKTNNKYAKVVFALLSMGWRGSTKHWHRYEQMYYILAGLSAPLVLSVHSIVSFDFAISIVPGWNVTVFPPYFVAGAVFAGFAMVILWGLPLRKYYRLEHLITNRHMDWMAKILLATGIIVAYGYFLEVFYQLYSANPSELKLLKGVRLDGMYAKFYFMLILCNCIIPQIFWWNKARTSTFWLMFVSSAVTVGMWLERFVIIPMSLTSNYLPSSNKPYYPTFWDIAMFAGTIGFFIMLMILFVRFLPMINIFEVKDLLYKMKGQKEFVEGQKPVEVQ; from the coding sequence ATGGCTGACAGCAGAATCAACGACCTGCTGATCACCGGCGATCAAACGTACGCATCGATCGACCATTCGATCGGTCGACTCGTGCTGGATACGAAGGCGCACTCGATCAACTGGTTCAAGTGGCTGGTGGTCGGCGTCCTCGGTTCGGGTGTCCTCTTGGTTAGCCTCGCATGGCTGATCTTCCAGGGCGTTGGTATCTGGGGTGACAACATCCCCGCCGCCTGGGGCTTCGACATCATCAACTTCGTTTGGTGGATCGGTATCGGCCACGCGGGAACGCTGATTTCGGCGATCCTTCTGCTTCTCCGCCAGCAATGGCGTAACTCGATCAACCGCTTCTCGGAAGCGATGACGATTTTCGCGGTTATGTGCGCCGGCATCTACCCGCTTCTGCACACCGGCCGTCCGTGGAACGACTACTGGCTGTTCCCTTACCCGAACATTCTGGGTATGTGGCCGCAGTTCCGCTCGCCGCTCCTCTGGGACGTCTTCGCGGTCTCCACGTACTTCAGCGTTTCGCTCGTCTTCTGGTTCGTCGGACTCATCCCCGACTTCGCCACGCTCCGCGACAAGACGAACAATAAGTACGCGAAGGTGGTCTTCGCTCTTCTCTCGATGGGATGGCGCGGAAGCACCAAGCACTGGCACCGATACGAGCAGATGTACTACATCTTGGCCGGCCTTAGCGCCCCGCTCGTTCTTTCGGTTCACAGTATCGTTAGCTTCGACTTTGCGATTTCGATCGTCCCGGGCTGGAACGTCACGGTCTTCCCGCCGTACTTCGTTGCTGGCGCGGTCTTTGCTGGATTCGCGATGGTTATCCTCTGGGGTCTCCCGCTTCGAAAGTACTATCGACTGGAGCACCTCATCACCAACCGGCACATGGACTGGATGGCCAAAATCCTCCTTGCAACCGGAATCATCGTTGCCTACGGTTACTTCCTGGAAGTCTTTTACCAGTTGTACAGCGCCAACCCGAGCGAGCTCAAGCTCCTCAAGGGAGTCCGATTGGACGGCATGTACGCGAAGTTCTACTTCATGCTCATCCTCTGCAACTGTATCATCCCGCAGATATTCTGGTGGAACAAGGCTCGAACCAGCACCTTCTGGCTGATGTTCGTGTCCAGTGCGGTTACGGTTGGAATGTGGCTTGAACGCTTCGTCATCATCCCGATGTCGCTGACCAGTAACTACTTGCCGTCCAGCAACAAGCCGTACTATCCGACGTTCTGGGACATCGCGATGTTCGCAGGCACCATCGGATTCTTCATCATGCTGATGATCCTCTTCGTGAGGTTCCTGCCGATGATCAACATCTTCGAAGTGAAGGACTTGCTCTACAAGATGAAAGGACAAAAAGAGTTCGTCGAAGGACAGAAGCCAGTGGAGGTTCAATAA
- a CDS encoding DUF3341 domain-containing protein, translating into MAHDFSDPTGLYAIVGEFDDPDTLMKAAEEARFAGYKEMDAYTPFPVHGMSEAIGFRDSKVPWTVIACGIIGLTCGYTLQFYTSVIDYPMNVGGKPLNSIPSFIPVSYECTILFSAFSAAIGMFIYNKLPMPYHPIFNAKNFERASQDRFFLAIEASDPSYDEGKIEKLMREHGALEVSTCDY; encoded by the coding sequence ATGGCTCACGATTTCTCCGATCCGACTGGCCTATACGCCATCGTTGGGGAGTTCGATGACCCGGACACCCTGATGAAGGCCGCCGAGGAGGCTCGGTTCGCGGGCTACAAGGAAATGGACGCCTACACGCCATTCCCGGTCCACGGCATGAGCGAGGCGATCGGCTTCCGCGACAGCAAGGTGCCGTGGACGGTTATCGCCTGCGGCATCATCGGTCTCACTTGCGGCTACACGCTTCAGTTCTACACATCGGTCATCGACTATCCGATGAACGTGGGTGGCAAGCCGCTGAACTCGATTCCGTCGTTCATCCCAGTCAGCTACGAATGTACGATTCTGTTCTCCGCCTTCAGCGCGGCGATCGGAATGTTCATCTACAACAAGCTTCCGATGCCCTACCATCCGATCTTCAACGCGAAGAACTTCGAGCGGGCCTCGCAGGATCGCTTCTTCCTAGCGATCGAAGCGAGCGACCCCAGCTACGATGAAGGCAAGATCGAGAAGCTGATGCGCGAACACGGCGCACTGGAGGTTTCGACATGCGATTACTAA
- a CDS encoding cytochrome c encodes MRLLRWAAVGFAAITVVGCNTDMWVQNKTMPHSESTFFADGSGQRPLVPGTIPRGYLREDGAFYTGIENGKWVDKIPLPVTKELIDRGHDRFDIYCTPCHGRLGDGQGMIAQRGFQLQRPVGNYHTDRLRAMPVGHFYDVITNGYGAMYSYASRVEPQDRWAIVAYIRVLQLAHHAPVSELNDNDKAELNKKTDATPETHAEGESH; translated from the coding sequence ATGCGATTACTAAGATGGGCCGCCGTTGGGTTCGCTGCCATTACTGTGGTGGGCTGTAACACCGACATGTGGGTGCAGAACAAAACGATGCCCCACTCCGAAAGCACGTTCTTTGCCGACGGATCTGGCCAGCGACCGCTGGTGCCGGGCACCATCCCCCGCGGCTACCTCCGCGAGGACGGCGCGTTCTACACCGGTATCGAAAACGGTAAGTGGGTCGACAAGATTCCGCTTCCCGTCACCAAAGAACTGATCGACCGCGGCCACGACCGATTCGACATCTACTGCACGCCGTGCCACGGACGACTAGGAGACGGACAAGGAATGATCGCCCAGCGCGGCTTCCAGCTTCAGCGACCGGTCGGCAACTACCACACGGATCGACTCCGTGCGATGCCGGTTGGCCACTTCTACGATGTCATCACAAACGGATACGGTGCGATGTACAGCTACGCCTCGCGCGTCGAGCCGCAAGACCGATGGGCGATCGTCGCCTACATTCGCGTCCTGCAGTTGGCTCACCACGCGCCGGTCAGCGAACTCAACGACAACGACAAGGCGGAGCTCAATAAGAAAACCGATGCAACCCCAGAAACCCATGCCGAAGGAGAAAGCCACTAA